The genomic segment ACGAGGCCTACTGGCGCTCGGAGCCGTTTTTTGGCTTTGGTATGGGTGCCGCGTCGTTCGTAAACCTGCACAGGTGGACAAGACCTGACAGGTTAGTGAAATGGCAAAACATGACGGAAGGGCTGTGCCGGATGCTGCAGCTGAGATTTGTTCGTGGAAACACGTGTGACTGTGAGGTCTGCTAGTGCTGCGTTTGATATTATTTCGAGGCAGCTAAAGACTGCCCGGCTCACCCAAACAACCAAGTTCATCGTGGTTgtctgaagaagagtcgACGAATTTCGTGCTTGTAACACAGTTCCGTTTTTATGACATATACTGGTTACAGGCTTGAGGCATATGTAAAATGGGTTCGTGGCCCTCTATCGCGAGACGGATTTTTTGCTTCTACCTCAACGCCAACAGTCCTGTACAAGGATCCCTGGCGGAATCAAAGCGAAAATCGGCGGCGCGATGCTGACGCGGGTGGAGCTCGTTTCGGAGATGGAGCCGACGTTAACATGGAATCGAAACATGCCGACCCGAAAACAAATTCAAATTCGAAACTACACAGCGGCATTTCCGAGCCGCAGCAACAGTGCTCAATGCCAAGTTCTCCAGACACACCGTTCACACGGTGGAGTATGACGCACACAGACCAAAGTAAGGTGGAAACAAATTGTCAGACAGGGAACGAGTCCATTAGCGGTCCCGAGCCGGACGCAGGCCAGCAGAGAGCCCCTGATTCACGCTTTGCCAGCGCGTCGCTTCGGATGCCGCGCTGCAACCCTGTTGGACGCCTCCTTCAGCAGATACACTATCGTCTCGCAATAGAGGCGATTGTGTCTGCTCTCCGCACCAGTGAAGGTGTCGATCTGTCTGCGGTAGCTGAGGTAGGCCGAATGGTGCGATTCTCTGAGCCGGAACCCAAGCTTTGCCGTGGTTCAGAAGAGGCAGTTGGCGTGACTAGACATGCAGGAGAGCTGTTGCTGCGTGGAGTTACCGAAGGTGTTAGAACTGCCCTGCTGGTGGGAACGGCCGACATTGTTGTGTCGGTAGTGCACAAAGGACGACCAGACAAAGAATGCCTCATAGAGCATAAACTTCACTTAGAAATGAATCAATTACGTCACAGAACAGCAGGTGACCAGAAGCTGGATGCGGACGAAGGCGGTATCCGTCCAATTCGACTCTCGAATGTTGCCTGTCTTGAGGCAGCTACCAATCCTGAAAAACCGCAGAGTCTCTTAATAACCACTGACGGGGAAccgacacagacgaagaacagtGAGCTCAACACAGGGTCGGTTAGCTTACAGGATTTGTCTTCACGTATGGCAAGCCGTCTGCAGTGTGTGGACTCCGTCTTGAACACGATACGAGCAAAATTGTTGCGGGAGCCGTCACAACATGCGAAAAACGCCGTCACCACAAGTGAAACGGTGCGGCCTGGAAGCGACTTGCTGTCAGCCCGGCTACACCTCCGTGCACCCGTGGGATTTTTGATCAGCAATGACATCCTTAGTGATATCCTCTGTACGATTGATGAGTACGAAAAAAGTGAGAGGTTTTCCACGGAGGCTGCCGCGCTCTGTGAAACGCAACAGTGATAAGAGAGTTGAGTGCCTACGTCCCTCGTGGCTGCTGTCTTGTTGTCTGCGCTGTCTCGCACCCATGCCATCTCCCATTGTTGAAAGAATGCGCGACTACCCGCTTAGTGCTTCTGTTGAGCTTCCACCCAGAATGATCTTGATTCTCAATTGCTAAAACAAAATTCTTTCCATCAGTGACTGTGGAAATTGACAAGAGGTCGGGTTGCGAGATACAAACAGGCAGACACTGCCCTTGACGTGGTGCCAATATCTTCGCTTCCCCAACACAGCAGAAAACAGTAAAAATTTACAAAGCAGGTAATCAGCAATGTGCGTGATCGCGGGTGTCACAGTTTGTATACAAGACACACTCTAACGAGTGGTCACACTTTCGCTGCTGACAGACACACCCTGCTGGCTCGACATTCGAGTTCACTATATGTAATCTGCGTTGATTTGCTTGTTTCGAACTTTCTATCGTCATTCATATGAACAGTGGATGCTTCGGagctctgtgtcttccgtcAGCTTCCTGCAGCCACATGTGGCCACGTAAGTAGAAAAACTTGCATGGCGGTGTGTTTATAGATGATCGTGAATGCTAGTTGACAATATGCCGCTCATCGTTTTTGTGGCGATGCGGAAATGCAACACACCActgttccttttctgctcACAGATTAATGGGCCATGAACTTCCGGAACGGACAGGAAAAAATGTTGCCGATCCGTGATTGTTGACAGGTAACACTGCATCCTCATTCACGCACGAAAACAAAACGGAAATGACCAACGGTCTCGGAAATCGGGCCAACATATTGCTTGAGCTGACGAAGGCGTTAAGTAAGATACTCAAAGGCGCGTTCAGTTGTGTTTGCTGCCTGCAGAGCCGCGCACTCCTGATGTTGGTGTTTTGGTTTGACCTTCATGTGACTCATCAGCCTTTTGATTCGTCGCTCTAGCAAAGTTCACCAAACCTCGAGCAAGAGCTGCTCCAACACGGCCTGCTTGGACCGCCCGCTTGACAGTTTTTGCGGCTTCGTACTCGTGCGTGAGCGTAGGATCCGTGCTTAAATACATGCTCACCGGGATGTAAGTAGCCCTTTTGGTAATGATTCCCTCGATGAATTCTGTTTTGAAGACCGGCGCTGCATGATTGAAGAAGTCCATGCCAGTCACCCGGACCTCCACGGTATTGAGGAAGGATGCGGCCAAACCAGAGCCGGTTTCGCTGGCTTTTGCAGTCATATAGCGGCACACACTTGTACCAACTTGATCCCAGCGAAGGTTCAGGCGGCTGAACACATGACACAGGTGGAACATGAAATTTGGTTTGGTAACGGGTCGACTGTCTACCCCCGGTCCCCCAGTACAAAACGATACAACGAAGTGACCGAGGAAAAACGGCTTCGAGATCTCGTATGGCTGTCTACGCTGTGCTAACATTCTATGCCCATACTGGCCTGTCTTCATGCTGAGTAAAAATACAGAAACGCCATCTGCGCGGGCTTGCAGCGGGATTTCTGCCATACCTGCCGAGCATGCAATCCAGTCCGCGCTCCCAGAAATCCCCGATTTTAGCTTGAAATGAGAAAGCACTGGTGCTCAACATCAAACGAAACGGGTCGGCGGGGACCATCGACAAAACTTCATCAACACGTTGATGCCCCAATGCTTCCTTAAATAGTTCGTTGCCGGCTGCAACAGTTGCTGCGCGGGCAACGATGGAAGACCGTTTCTCTACAGGCTGGTTGAATGTCGGCGCAGGGGCTAACAAAAGGAAAACTTCCTGAACCGCCGTTCCCGGAGCAGACGCAAAATGAGACTGCAGTTTGTCGAAGAGGTTGTACGCGTATCTGCCTGATGGAGGGGTATAACTGAATTCCGCACTGAACCACGGAAGAGGGTGGCCGTAGAAGTCGTCGTTCCACAGATCGAGGTAGAGTACAGAAACGTCGATCTGAAACTCAGGAAACGAGGCCCACCAATTGGCGAAGCGCCTCCATAAATTCAACCAGGAGGTTCTGTTCCTGAATGACATCGAGGACAAGCACGAGGGTATCGAAGCATGACCCATTACCACATATGTCGATGAGCGCTGACAAGTACACCCGAAATCGTGTGCTCATACATTTCTCCACTTAGGGAAATGGCTGTCAGCCAGTCCGCCTGAGAAATGATCGCCCTCCCAAGCGAACCTACCACCTTTGAAATGAATCCGGCCTGTTCTACCGCACGACGCCTTCAAATGAAGAACGATATAGAACATCAGACCTACTTCGCTTCTTGATGCCGCCTTTCCCACGCCGCTTTCAAGGACATATGCGCTGCATACATACTGTCCAGCCACCAGCACAGAGCGCTTCCTGTGGTCGTGACATCGAGCGGCTGAGGCCCCTGAGGCGATACACGGGGAAGAGGGTCAACTACCAGGTTCTTTGCTTTTCCAACGAAGCATGCTCCGTGATCGAGTCTCCACTGGCCACTTCGCAGAGTCATGGGAAACGGCCCCGAGAAACCGCCAACATGTCGCCCAACGTCAGCTGCAGTCCCTAAAGCTATTGCCAACGCGACCACCACAACGATCGAAATACCCGCGAGGGGCCGAGAGCCAACTGGACGCAAAAACTGCTGCGTCGATGCCACGATCGCCCTCATCGTGTAGCAGATTGCGGATATCACCTTATCCAGTAGAAATTGTTACCAAAAAGATCGTCTTGAATGGACCCAccggatgcatgcagtcgaatAAACCGGGTATAGTGCATCCACCACTAGAAAAGCAAAAGTTTCAAACTGGCAGGCACTCGATAGGGGCCAGTATCCTGGGCCCTGTGCGTAAGCTTTGCAAATAGCTGTTTTCAATGCACGGTCACTTAGTACATGAAGCCACAACGACATCTGCTACGCATATGCTATATCATCGGTTTGAGAGGGCCAGTCCTTCCACGAGCCTGCCACTTTGACCGGTAGTGTGAAAAGCCGAAAGTGGTTCGCTGAATGAGGCTgagcctgtctctgccgacACCCACGTTGTCGACGAAACGACAACCACTCAAGGAGAAGTATGCCCTCCCTTAATGGAAACTCGCCGAAGTCTCACAGGAAGAGGTCACAGAAAAACATCAACTTGCATATTCCTGACTACTCTCAAGCAACTTCCTAAGCGACGAACCCACTGGCTTAGAACAGGGGGGTGCGATTCCTTTAGAGACGGGAGATAGCGACGGCGTCGCTAAATCCGGTGACATGGTTTCGCCGCGCAATCGTTCCAGGAGCAAGTGTCGCCCTGGTCCAGTCCCGCGCTTGGTTTCTGCAAGCCTAGGAGAGTACGGTTTTCGCGGCTGCCATCGTGGTGCGGCAGCTACCCAAACGGCAAAACGCCGAGACTTTAAACTTGGGCTCGAATCTGTAGGTCACTTGATGCAATCTGGCAGCTTCGCTGACGAGGCGCCAGTTCGCGATGCTCAAGGAGAAGCACCACAGATGTGCTGTAGGACGGTCATATATGCATTTTGGGGCCGCAAACACTCCTTCTGGTCCAAGGTAACGACCGGCGTTTTAGTGGCCGCCACTGTTTTGTTTAGAGACGTGACCGACCATCTGCTGATAaagtgttttttctccgtcgtACGATGCCAGAAAGCAACAACAACGACGCCTTCAGTGGTCTCAGGCGGGCGACCGTTTCTGCAGTTTATCCGACTGCCGGCGGGATACACATCTCCGAGAGCCGTACATACCATTCAAAATGACAGGCAAAGTGGGTATGATAAAGCCTCCAGTAGTTTATAAAAAAACACGCTGTCAGGTTCCTCAGTACGCTATTTTATCTCAACTCTCTAGGGAACTAACAGCAACGACGTCTATGGCCTAGTCAGCTGCGCCTGGTGTGACCAAGATGTCGTCGGCAGCTTCAGGAGTTGTGCTGGCCCGAACCAGAAGCATTTCTTTTGCTTCCCACTTTATTGTTACACATGCCTGCCACTGCCTGTGTTTTGGTGTCACACTTTTTCATTTCAAGTAGAAATTGATCACCAGTAAACTACAGGACACCTTAAGCTATTGGGTCGCAGTGGTTCTGCTTGTGACATAGCGAAGACAGCTAGGCCGTACAGCTCGTCGTCAGTACTGGGTTCAATTTGACTTTGTCGGACAGTTTGGGAGACCACCTCTTGGACACAAGAACATGAAAGAGATCACCACCCGCACATTATTAAATAGCGTTGCACACACGTTATGGTGTCGCCCTGATCTGCAGCTGTCAACCGCCAGCAATGACTGATGGTGCCACACCTGCAGGATGGACAGTGCGGATCTACACGCCCAAGTACGtgagggaagagaggcaagTAATCTGTTTCACACGATATGCTCCTCTTTGAAAGCAAGGGTCGGTGTTACAAACTCGGAACACACTTGATAATTTCCGCCTCCCCTCCCCTTCCCGTCATGGACTGACAGTGCACACCTCTGGAAATACATAGACATGCACACAGTGGATGTTTGTGGCCGTACACACCTGACTGGTAAAGATCCCTGACGTGGGTCCAGTTACACTAGATGTGTCACCAACGTCCAGTAAGCGAAACAAACAGCGCCCTCGAACTAAATGCGTCATTCGCCCCAATAGAAGAGTAGAATATGTTCGCAAAGCCGCCCGCCAGCTCctcacacacacagacaatAATGCACTCAGTGCGTTGGCGGGGTTTAGAGTTTCGGCCGCATGCCCTCTTGTTCGTCGTCAATATCGAGAATCCAGCCTAAGACGCGGAGTACCTCCGTCACTGTAGGCTCTCGGAGTCGTGACTGGCTGCCGGTTCCATTCTTATGACAGCCGCCACTCGTATTTTTCGTCACGCTCACTCCAGATGGGTCGTTCCTCGCCCTCGTTTTTCCATCTCCCACATCTACCTGCGCTCCGGAGAGCTTACCGTGTTTTCCTGACAACATCGGTTCCACATGCGAGCGTTCACCCATATTCTGATTTCCTCTAGGGCTTCCTCTACGCATTTCCGGCAGCCCTCCACATGCAGAGTGACACCTCGGCGAACAAGGTGCTGACACCGGCGCGGTTGCATCCGATCCCGCAGTGTATTGGGTCGGCTCCAGCCCTTTCGCAACTCCACTATCGGCGCCAGATGTGCTTTGCTTAGTCTGCGTTGTCTCGCGTTCTACCGTCCCTCTCTGCTGGATCTCTGACCGGTCCTCAGCCTCGAAAGAGGGCGCCGTGTCGGCGCTGAGTTCAGCACTTTCACCGTTAAGAGGTAACCTGCCATTAGGTAAATCCACAGAAAGAATAACACTTGCAGACGGCCTCGGGCTTTCATGCAGAACCCCTGAGGGCGCCGGGCTGCTCGTGCAGCCAGCGACGTGAGCCTGGAACATGGTGTGCAGACGCCGGAAAAACtcgtcgttctccttcttcgcgagTGCCCTCAAAAAACGACTTATGAGGACATAATTTTCCAGAGTTTGTTCACGCCTCGCGAGCTTGTCGCATAGGTCTGTCTGCATCTCCCTCCCTGTACTCTTCGCGGTGTGGCCTGCGAGCACAGCGGATCCTGTGCAGTCTCGCAAGCTCGCTTCCAATGCGCTAGGAAAGACTACCTCAACAACTTTCGCGAAGGCGCGTCTTCCGAGAGCTTCTCGTCGATCGGCCGAGCAACAGAAGTGACAGAACAGTCTACTTAGCGACGAACAAGGCGCCGGCGGCAACACCATGTGCCCCTCGCTCCGTGCTAAGGGGTCTCCCTCTGAAAGTGGATGCTCCTTCGTAGAGCTCCTGCCCGCATCGCTCGTGTGGAAGGACCGGCCTGCTTCCGCGTCCGAGCCCAGCTCACGATGGAGactttccctctctctgtcttcgtaGCGGGACGAAAACGACGACGAATCTCCTGCAgccgaagagggagacgaaggggacGAGGAGTCTGCGTATGAGACCAGAGTAGTTGAACAAGGTGACGCTGAGGTCAGCGGCCAGGGTAAGAGCTGcaggacagacagagaatgCGCAAACGACC from the Toxoplasma gondii ME49 chromosome IX, whole genome shotgun sequence genome contains:
- the GRA12 gene encoding dense granule protein GRA12 (encoded by transcript TGME49_288650~Signal peptide predicted by SignalP 2.0 HMM (probability 0.989) with cleavage site probability 0.767 at residue 38~Predicted trans-membrane domain (TMHMM2.0):19-42); translation: MRAIVASTQQFLRPVGSRPLAGISIVVVVALAIALGTAADVGRHVGGFSGPFPMTLRSGQWRLDHGACFVGKAKNLVVDPLPRVSPQGPQPLDVTTTGSALCWWLDSMYAAHMSLKAAWERRHQEAKNRTSWLNLWRRFANWWASFPEFQIDVSVLYLDLWNDDFYGHPLPWFSAEFSYTPPSGRYAYNLFDKLQSHFASAPGTAVQEVFLLLAPAPTFNQPVEKRSSIVARAATVAAGNELFKEALGHQRVDEVLSMVPADPFRLMLSTSAFSFQAKIGDFWERGLDCMLGSRLNLRWDQVGTSVCRYMTAKASETGSGLAASFLNTVEVRVTGMDFFNHAAPVFKTEFIEGIITKRATYIPVSMYLSTDPTLTHEYEAAKTVKRAVQAGRVGAALARGLVNFARATNQKADESHEGQTKTPTSGVRGSAGSKHN